From Trichoderma atroviride chromosome 1, complete sequence, one genomic window encodes:
- a CDS encoding uncharacterized protein (BUSCO:EOG092D1VPG), which yields MSEPQSGEAEKNIEIWKIKKLVKRLEAARGNGTSMISLVIPPKDQVSRIAKMLAEEYGTASNIKSRVNRQSVLSAITSTQQRLKLYNKVPPNGLVVYCGEILTSEGKERKVNIDFEPFKPINTSLYLCDNKFHTEALAELLESDQKFGFIIMDGNGALFGTLSGNTREIVHKFSVDLPKKHGRGGQSALRFARLREEKRHNYVRKVAELAVQNFITADKVNVAGIILAGSADFKNDLNASDMFDNRLAVKVIKVVDVSYGGENGFNQAIELSAETLGNVKFIQEKKLIGKYFEEISQDTGKVCYGIDDTLKALELGAVETLIIFENLEITRSVLKDSEGTEVILHTTKQQETGNREKFLDKTTGQEMDVVSQESFLEWIAEHYKDFGTNLEFVSDRSTEGNQFVKGFGGIGGILRYKVNFEQLADLDEDDDDYYDD from the exons ATGAGCGAACCTCAAAGCGgcgaggcggagaagaac ATCGAGATCTGGAAGATCAAGAAGTTAGTCAAGCGCCTCGAGGCCGCCCGAGGAAATGGAACCTCTATGATTTCTCTCGTCATCC CTCCCAAGGATCAGGTGTCGCGTATCGCTAAGATGTTGGCTGAAGAATAC GGCACAGCCTCCAACATCAAGTCTCGTGTCAACCGACAGTCCGTCTTGTCCGCCATCACATCGACCCAGCAGCGTCTCAAGCTGTACAACAAGGTCCCTCCGAACGGCCTGGTCGTGTACTGCGGTGAAATCTTGACCTCGGAAGGAAAGGAGCGAAAGGTCAACATTGACTTTGAGCCATTCAAGCCCATCAACACTTCGCTGTATCTCTGCGACAACAAGTTCCACACCGAAGCCCTCGCTGAGCTGCTCGAGTCCGACCAGAAATTCggcttcatcatcatggacGGTAACGGTGCACTGTTCGGCACGCTTAGTGGCAACACTCGTGAAATTGTGCACAAGTTCTCCGTCGATCTCCCCAAGAAGCACGGCCGTGGTGGTCAGTCCGCTCTGCGTTTCGCTCGTCTTCGTGAGGAAAAGCGTCACAACTACGTCCGCAAGGTTGCTGAGTTGGCTGTGCAAAACTTCATTACTGCTGACAAGGTCAACGTCGCTGGTATTATTCTCGCTGGTTCTGCCGATTTCAAGAATGACCTCAACGCCTCCGACATGTTCGACAACCGTCTGGCCGTCAAGGTTATCAAGGTTGTTGACGTCTCCTACGGTGGTGAAAACGGCTTCAACCAGGCCATTGAGCTGTCCGCTGAAACTCTCGGAAACGTCAAATTCatccaggagaagaagctcattgGCAAATACTTTGAGGAAATTAGCCAGGATACCGGCAAGGTCTGCTATGGTATCGATGATACTttgaaggcgctggagcttggTGCTGTTGAAactctcatcatctttgagAACCTCGAAATTACCCGCTCAGTTCTCAAGGATAGCGAGGGAACTGAGGTTATTCTGCACACCACCAAGCAGCAGGAGACTGGCAACCGAGAGAAGTTCCTGGACAAGACCACTGGCCAAGAGATGGATGTTGTTTCACAGGAGTCATTCCTTGAATGGATTGCTGAGCACTACAAGGATTTCGGTACCAACCTGGAGTTTGTGTCCGACCGATCAACTGAGGGCAATCAGTTTGTCAAGGGATTCGGTGGTATTGGCGGTATCTTGCGTTACAAGGTCAACTTTGAACAGTTGGCAGAcctcgacgaggacgatgatgattaTTACGACG ATTGA